GCAGCGTCAAAGACACACGGCTCCCATCGGCAAACACCGCTGCAGGCTTCTCGCCCAGCAGTTCCAGCCGCTCCACCGCGGCAGCCGGACGCGAAGGGAAAGCCGCAGGCTGCCGGGAAGCACCAACGGGAGACAAGGCACCCAAGGAGGTGCCGCCGTCGGACGTTCCCAGCAAAGCCTCTGCCACCCGCACGGCGCAGCGCACCATCCGCAAAGTGTCCGCGCTGAGGGTGTCCAAGGGCCCGGACACGTCCAGCACCCCGAGCACCTGCCCGGTGGCAGGGTCCGTAATGGGCGCCGCGGTGCAGGCCCATTCGTGGTGCGTGCGGACCAGGTGTTCGGCGGAGAACAGCTGCACGGGGCCGCCGGTGACCAGGGCTTCGCTGATGGCGTTGGTGCCGATACCGGCTTCTGACCAGTCGGCCCCTTCCAAGAATTCCAGGTGGTCGGCCCGGCGGAGGACAGCCGGACTGCCCACCCGCCAGAGGACCTCGCCGCCGGCATCGGTGAGCACCAGCAGGTGGCGGCCGGAGCGGGAATCATCGGCCAGGAGGTCGTGCAGCGCGGGCATCACCTGCTGCAGCCGGTGCTCCCGCCGCAGCTCCAGCACCTCCGCCACCTCGTGCAGGTGCCGCGGGCTGTGCTGGTCCGGGCTGATGCCCAAAGCCATGGAGCGGTGCCACGAATCGACCAGGCTGGTGGAGATCTCCGGCCGCGGGACGCCGGAAATGACCAGCTCGTGCGCGCGGCGCAGCGTCCGTGCATACGTTGTCGGGTCCGAAAACCTCAGGCCGTGGTCCACTCTTTCCTCCTCACAGCCGGCACCTTTGCCGGATTCGTGTAACGCCCCTGTTACCCCCGCCGCGTTCCACTAGTGATGCAGCTCACGCCCGCCCCA
This window of the Pseudarthrobacter defluvii genome carries:
- a CDS encoding GAF domain-containing protein; its protein translation is MDHGLRFSDPTTYARTLRRAHELVISGVPRPEISTSLVDSWHRSMALGISPDQHSPRHLHEVAEVLELRREHRLQQVMPALHDLLADDSRSGRHLLVLTDAGGEVLWRVGSPAVLRRADHLEFLEGADWSEAGIGTNAISEALVTGGPVQLFSAEHLVRTHHEWACTAAPITDPATGQVLGVLDVSGPLDTLSADTLRMVRCAVRVAEALLGTSDGGTSLGALSPVGASRQPAAFPSRPAAAVERLELLGEKPAAVFADGSRVSLTLRRAEILALLDSRSQGWSAEELAYELHGDVGTPQAIRTEMFRVRSMLGGAVESNPYRLAPALAGRSDAGQVLRLLRAGLVAEALEAYSAPLLIRSVALAVQLLRDQLDMAVGSAVRASGDASLLVRWLSTDMGFADFLAIDALGRLVGRGDPRYLAFRAGCTAGY